A stretch of Colletotrichum lupini chromosome 2, complete sequence DNA encodes these proteins:
- a CDS encoding triosephosphate isomerase, with amino-acid sequence MARKFFVGGNFKMNGSVSAIKEIVQNLNNATLDSNTEVVVSPPAIYLQLARDQLRKDVEVAAQNVFDKPNGAFTGEISVSQLKDSNINWAILGHSERRTILRESDEVVASKTKYATENGVGAIWCCGESLEEREAGTTVEVVSKQLAALKAAISDWSKVVIAYEPIWAIGTGKVATNDQAQEVHAAIRAWLKKEVSDKVADETRILYGGSVNEKNCKDLAKEKDIDGFLVGGASLKPGFVDIVNAKQ; translated from the exons ATGGCTCGCAAGTTCTTCGTCGGCGGCAACTTCAAGAT GAACGGATCTGTTTCCGCCATCAAGGAGATTGTCCAGAACCTGAATAACGCTACCCTCGACTCCAACACCG AGGTCGTCGTCTCCCCTCCTGCCATCTACCTCCAGCTCGCCCGCGACCAGCTCCGCAAGGACGTTGAGGTGGCCGCCCAGAACGTCTTCGACAAACCCAACGGTGCCTTCACCGGCGAGATCAGCGTCTCCCAGCTCAAGGACAGCAACATCAACTGGGCCATCCTCGGCCACTCTGAGCGCCGCACCATCCTCCGCGAGTCCGACGAGGTCGTTGCCTCCAAGACCAAGTACGCCACTGAGAACGGCGTCGGCGCCATCTGGTGCTGCGGTGAGAGCCTCGAGGAGCGCGAGGCCGGCACCACCGTCGAGGTCGTCAGCAAGCAGCTTGCTGCCCTCAAGGCCGCCATCTCCGACTGGTCCAAGGTCGTCATTGCCTACGAGCCCATCTGGGCCATCGGCACTGGCAAGGTCGCCACCAACGACCAGGCCCAGGAGGTTCACGCCGCCATCCGCGCCTGGCTCAAGAAGGAGGTCAGCGACAAGGTTGCCGACGAGACCCGCATCCTCTACGGCGGCAGTGTCAACGAGAAGAACTGCAAGGACCTCGCCAAGGAGAAGGATATTGACGGTTTCTTGGTCGGCGGTGCCTCCCTGAAGCCTGGCT TCGTCGACATTGTCAACGCCAAGCAGTAA
- a CDS encoding U1 small nuclear ribonucleoprotein — protein MTDKLPPNLLALFAPRPPLRWVAPPDHAPEARRTLPVSGLAEFLPALQQYKEEDDYKPTESWLQMRDRKKLEKQAAVEKLKTEGPKDFKPHEDPNIRGDAFKTLIVARLSYEANEQDLEREFGRFGPIERIRIITDTHAHERPKKKKKPHRGYAFVVFEREKDMRGNTAEPTPSDKTRLVCQSFPFRRAALKLAHVLHFTPRSVALKLALAALDACDGIRIKDRRIKVDVERGRTVKGWVPRRFGGGLGGRGYTKALPARPMGGGPGGNFGGGFRGGFRGGFEGGRGRGGFRGGGGGFGGRGGFRGGGDFGSRGGDRGPNGYGAPRDAPSGPGRGFGGDRGDRGDRSFSGGGYDRGGGRSYDDRSGGVGGGGGYRDGGRFGDRDRDGGRRTGSNMEPIRPRGEGGYRDRGDRGDRGDREDRDRGRDRDRDYDRPREDDSRKRGYEGGGYEDPRKLRQGFKREFRVPPYSDQRELGQSSDASLGQVYAITRQASSVHNKSSHEPPTSKELIQHLVEGKPRHVHTQPAQATTAVTRNSDNGSMLQVRSEVRDSVPTDLELSEGGFVPGNNQKGWGKSTYVVSVLQLPIIRLLELYPVVAESAYHRPIIPMHQTLSDERCPKKRTTHGIFQSQPGLLLANLNGKEQSNLSAIDYNG, from the exons ATGACGGATAAGCTCCCTCCTAACCTGTTGGCGCTCTTCGCGCCGCGCCCTCCTCTGCGATGGGTTGCGCCGCCCGACCATGCGCCCGAGGCCCGACGAACCCTCCCCGTCTCTGGACTCGCCGAATTCCTTCCCGCGCTCCAACAATAcaaggaggaggacgacTACAAGCCGACGGAAAGTTGGCTTCAGATGCGCGACCGCAAGAAGCTTGAGAAGCAGGCAGCTGTTGAGAAGCTCAAAACCGAGGGGCCGAAGGACT TCAAGCCGCATGAGGATCCCAACATTCGTGGCGACGCTTTCAAGACGCTCATTGTTGCGCGACTCTCGTACGAGGCAAATGAGCAAGACCTCGAGAGAGAGTTTGGTCGATTCGGCCCCATTGAGCGC ATTCGCATCATCACTGACACGCATGCCCATGAGAGacccaagaagaagaagaagccccACCGAGGATACGCTTTTGTAGTATTTGAACGAGAGAAAGACATGAGAGGTAATACCGCCGAACCCACCCCCTCCGACAAGACTCGGCTTGTCTGCCAGTCGTTCCCCTTCAGACGTGCGGCCCTCAAGCTTGCCCACGTTCTGCACTTCACACCGAGATCTGTGGCCCTCAAGCTTGCCC TAGCTGCTCTAGATGCCTGCGATGGTATTCGAATCAAAGACCGACGTATCAAGGTAGACGTCGAGCGGGGCCGCACCGTCAAGGGCTGGGTGCCCCGCCGATTTGGCGGTGGCCTCGGTGGCAGAGGTTACACCAAGGCTCTTCCTGCCCGTCCCATGGGTGGCGGACCTGGTGGCAACTTTGGCGGTGGCTTCCGAGGCGGTTTCCGTGGCGGCTTCGAGGGAGGTCGCGGACGTGGAGGCTTCAGGGGAGGCGGTGGAGGTTTCGGTGGTCGTGGTGGCttccgcggcggcggcgatttCGGCTCCAGGGGTGGTGACCGCGGACCGAACGGATACGGCGCACCCAGAGACGCCCCTTCAGGACCTGGTCGCGGCTTCGGAGGCGATCGTGGTGACCGAGGCGACCGCAGCTTCTCCGGTGGTGGGTATGACCGTGGTGGTGGCCGCTCATATGACGACAGATCCGGTGgcgttggcggcggcggcggctacCGCGATGGAGGCCGCTTTGGCGATCGGGACCGTGACGGTGGCCGACGGACTGGAAGCAACATGGAACCCATCAGGCCTAGAGGGGAAGGTGGGTATCGCGACCGTGGTGACCGCGGAGACCGAGGCGACAGAGAGGACCGGGACCGCGGCCGAGACAGAGACAGAGATTACGACCGACCTCGTGAAGACGACAGTAGAAAACGCGGCTACGAGGGCGGTGGCTACGAGGATCCTCGCAAGTTGCGTC AAGGTTTCAAGCGCGAATTTCGAGTACCTCCATATTCGGACCAAAGAGAACTCGGACAAAGCTCGGATGCAAGCTTGGGGCAAGTATACGCAATTACCAGGCAGGCCAGCAGTGTTCACAACAAATCATCACACGAACCACCAACTTCCAAAGAACTGATTCAGCATCTTGTTGAAGGTAAACCTCGCCACGTGCATACACAACCTGCCCAGGCTACGACTGCCGTAACAAGGAACTCCGACAACGGCTCGATGCTGCAGGTAAGGTCAGAGGTAAGGGACTCTGTGCCTACTGACCTGGAGCTTAGTGAAGGAGGATTCGTACCGGGAAACAATCAAAAAGGATGGGGCAAATCCACAT ACGTCGTATCCGTACTTCAGCTTCCTATCATCCGGCTGCTCGAGTTGTATCCAGTCGTTGCCGAGAGTGCATATCACCGTCCCATAATTCCTAT GCACCAAACTTTATCTGATGAAAGATGCCCAAAAAAACGAACTACCCACGGCATTTTTCAGAGCCAGCCCGGCCTGCTCCTAGCCAATCTGAATGGAAAGGAACAGTCAAAC